AATATGTTGTTCAGATCGTCCCGCCGCCCGTCAGCCCAAtccagtccacttccagacacagtATACGTGTCTTACTCTACCCCCCCGATTTGCGATAGCTTAGCCAGTGCGCATTCCATAGAGCCACCTTACGGCTATGCAACCTATAACTAACAGCACCGACATAGAGAGTAGAGTAAGCACGTTAATCACAATATATACAAGTTGATCTCTAAATAGACTGTTTCTTAAAGATGAAGGTCTTGCATAGTCCACGATCCACATTGCCAAAATTACGAAGAATAAGGCGCACATAAGGATAGCTGGGGTAACTAGTCCAATCAGTTGCTTTTGAAAAGACACTCTCATTTTGACAAGAATGCATGTTGTAATAATGAAGCTCACCCACAGAGGAGGAACCAAGAGATGTAAGACGTAAGACCTGGGTGGTGGACTCTCTTTTGTTAGTAACGGCTCACTTGACAAGTTCTCGCTCAATAttggtcaagtcaactcACATATTGAAAGGTTCACTGGAATTTCTGGCTTCACGGTATTGAGACACTTGAAGATAAATATGAACGATGGAGACTATTCCCAGAAAACTCAGATTGAATGCAACGGTTTTAGGCTTCAGCTTCGTACTCCAGAAGACGAGAGTAGGGCTCAGATGCGCCATATTCGTTTGACCTGTCTTTCCAAGCATCTGTTAGCAACACTACTACGAACTATACTTTCTGAGTGTTCTCTTACTGGCATGACGATGTCCACATGTTCCGAGACcagctctcttctttcttggaTAACATAGGTCAAAGACTGCCGATCATTGTTGTCAGGGGATTGTTGCGACCGATATAGTCTCGCTAGTTGACCTCCGCGTTCTGAAACGTCTGTATTATCAACCTCAGTGTCAATTGGGACGTGGACGGGATTGACGACATTCAATACAGGTTCATATGGCGTTCGCGATCTGATCCCAGGAAGGAATGTGTAGTATAACCATCCCAACGTAATCAGTAATTGCTCAGCAGTGGTGCATCCCAGGAGCCACAAGGCAAACATCGCTGCACCTGGCCCGGATAAGAAGTCAGGTCGGTCTACCGTCGCCAGATACACCCATGCGACATGGAACGAGATTGAGCCAATGGCTATTGCTGGAGTTGCCCAGAACAGTTGCATCATCAGCCATTGCCGCACCCCCCGTAAGTGCGGCCACCTGTCGACAGTATAGAGGAAGTACGGAACCCAATCTGTGATACTGAGTAGCACAGCAACCCAATGAAGGGCAACCTGTCGACGATGTGCCTCCTCCGTCACATGCTTACCGCTAGCTGCGGCACTGAAAAAAGCAACCGGGACTCGAACGAATACTATCCAACGAGCATAGCGACGAACTTTCTCATTTGGCTTTCCGAGCCCCTTCAGCTTGGTTCCGCAGCTATCGCGAAAGCTGGCCATAAATGAAAtgttttcttgttctttggcAACTCACATGTGTTGGAGCTGAAGTGGTGCAAGTTCACTTGTATGTGGTAGTGAACTCCATCGGATGAATGGTTGCCTGGGAAGTTACAGCTTTCAAATAGATTTGTGGAAGCGAGCATTGACCGAAGATCAGCAATGACCTGCCTATTTTGGGCCAGAGCTGTGTCTTGAGTCAGCCGTTCAAGTAGCCTCGCCTGGGGCTGAGAGGGCTTAGAGGGGAGGGCTTGGTGTTATGTTatgacttgactttgttACCCAAGAATCGCATCTGAAATATCAAGAGCTTTAGGATACCTTGATTATTTCTGTTTTATTATTGCAACTCAGCGATGGACCAAGACTCGACGGAATCTGGATATCCCATGAACGCCTTGAGGCAATTGAGATTTGGGGATTCCTGCAATACGTGCAACAAGTTCGACCTGTACAGCTTCGACAGCGACCCGTACGGCCTTCGAGGATACAAATTCTGCAACGCAGAGGAGGCTGCTTCTAAGGGGTGTCCATTCTGCTCTCTACTTGTCGGTGCCTTCAAAGCCAAACTGCGGACTTCACCACGACAGCTTACACCCAATTGGGAACAAACCTGGTGGATTCATCTTAGTCTGGGAGTGAACAGCGGCCCACCGCCGCAAGACATCGAGAGCTGCGGGTCTGGGCTTGGAGTGTACACGATGAAGGCAGCTCTGGCTCCTGAGGACGTTAACGAGTTCCACGGGCCGAAACTACCTCATGGCACATATCCGTTACTGGAATTTCACATCGCCGCGGATCCAAGTAAGTGCGGCAGAGTATTCGAGATTTGGAGGGCTACCAGAACTAATATGAACGCGTCATTGCTCTTTCAGATAGCCAAGCTGCCAGGAGCGGAGATATTCGGGGACGATACATTGGCAGAAATGACCAGTCAGAAGACTCGGTAGATATGATTCAAAATTGGCTGAAGATCTGTCTTGCACATCCCAAATGCTGCCGGACCATGTCAGGCAAACGAGTTATCGATGCTCAAAAGGCGCCTTTACCAACCAGGTGTATGGAGGTAGGAGAGAGAGGGTTTTGGCTGACAGAAACAAGCTCCAAGTTAGGCAAATACGTCACCATCTCTCACCGGTGGACGTCAGCGACTGCACATTGTTCCACGACAGTTTCGAATATCAATCGTAGGAAACGAAAGGACAGCACCTGGTGGAGGAGACTTCCAAAAGTATTTCTCGACGTACTAGAACTTGCCCGCCGCCTTGACGTCAGATATGTCTGGATAGACTCCTTGTGCATTATTCAGAGAGGAGATGAGGGTGCGGATTGGCAACGTGAGGCTACCAAAATGGCTGGCTACTACCAGTACTCCCTGTTTACAGTTGCCGCTACGTCTGCAACAAAGGAGCTTGGCCTGTTTCCTCCAACAATAGCTAATACGCCTCGAATTGCACGTCTTCCGTACTCTGATAAAGACGGCtgccgccatggccacttCTACATCTACTCATACAACTGGGAAGTAGATAAGCAATATATATCATTTATCCAGGACAGCGAACTTCTTTCCCGAGGATGGGTCTTCCAGGAATGGCTTCTCAGTCGAAGGATAGTGTATTTCACTCCAGCAGGTGTCTTTTGGGAATGTGCCGAACAGCGACCTCATAATGACCGCGGTGAAGTCTCCCAAACACGGTCTTCAGACGACAAACTGGCAGATAATCAGCCGGCGGTAAAGCATTCTTTTTCATTGGACGATGCCAGCATTGACCCCATTTGGTATCGCATAATTGCGGCCTATTCAGCTTTGTCCTTGACCAAGCCAGATACGGACCGTGTCGTGGCCCTCGCGGGTATTTCCAAAGAATTTAAAACAGCGTTGATGAGTAAAGGACTGAGACGAGGCAATATAGCCTCGACGGTGCGATCCGGCCTGGAGTTCGTCTCGGGACTTTGGTTGCCTGACCTGCACCATGGCTTAC
The sequence above is a segment of the Pochonia chlamydosporia 170 chromosome Unknown PCv3seq00014, whole genome shotgun sequence genome. Coding sequences within it:
- a CDS encoding transcription factor Zn, C2H2 (similar to Metarhizium robertsii ARSEF 23 XP_007824262.2) encodes the protein MDQDSTESGYPMNALRQLRFGDSCNTCNKFDLYSFDSDPYGLRGYKFCNAEEAASKGCPFCSLLVGAFKAKLRTSPRQLTPNWEQTWWIHLSLGVNSGPPPQDIESCGSGLGVYTMKAALAPEDVNEFHGPKLPHGTYPLLEFHIAADPNSQAARSGDIRGRYIGRNDQSEDSVDMIQNWLKICLAHPKCCRTMSGKRVIDAQKAPLPTRCMEVGERGFWLTETSSKLGKYVTISHRWTSATAHCSTTVSNINRRKRKDSTWWRRLPKVFLDVLELARRLDVRYVWIDSLCIIQRGDEGADWQREATKMAGYYQYSLFTVAATSATKELGLFPPTIANTPRIARLPYSDKDGCRHGHFYIYSYNWEVDKQYISFIQDSELLSRGWVFQEWLLSRRIVYFTPAGVFWECAEQRPHNDRGEVSQTRSSDDKLADNQPAVKHSFSLDDASIDPIWYRIIAAYSALSLTKPDTDRVVALAGISKEFKTALMSKGLRRGNIASTVRSGLEFVSGLWLPDLHHGLLWECQSSGNKLQRIPGFPSWSWTSILCAVEWDERQKPRSWTSILHDVLLDGKRKSRVKPEAELTALGTSEGGTFSMEFLMNSTEELVHSPPKLFDVDNCFVSLHMKAKIIQVLVRGRLHSEHDAEIISATSGYQKKSNTSTWRAVSSTLRPTEIAGWASVEDIDYQADALFEGGREMCALHISTAPRVPGGYGLGYLTLWHRVFNVLFVRKIHGRRYERLGVGRLFGKEFEKQLHETTTCDVELF